The Prevotella herbatica genome contains the following window.
GATTGCAGAATATCTTATTAAAGTAGGAAATATAAAATAACGCTTCTGCGTATTCTCGAATGATCGTGAAAACAGTATCCAGCCGGCTCTGTATTGATGTTGGTACAGAATACTGTTTTCACGATAATTCTAAAACCACCAATCGGTATAGTTTAGGAACGTCGGCTTATCCTTAAGTACAGTTCTTTAAGCTATGCAATCCTCATTTGTTGGGAAAATAGTCTAAATCTTATATGTTTTGAAAACTAATTATTATCTTTGTATATTATGAAAGAAATATATTTAGCCGGAGGATGTTTCTGGGGAACAGAACATTTCTTCAAACAAATAGACGGAGTATTGGAAACAAAAGTTGGATTTGCAAATGGGCATACTGAAAATCCAACATATAAAGAAGTATGCACTGATACGACCGGCTTTGCTGAAACTGTGTATATTAAATATGATGAGAATAAAGTACGTCTGGAGTTTTTACTTAATATGTACTTCAAAGCGATTGATCCGGTAAGTGTAAACAAACAAGGTGGTGATTGTGGTACACAATATCGTACAGGTGTCTACTATACATCTAAAGATCAGCTTCCTGTCATAGAGAAGGTTTTTAATCAACAGCAAAAAGAATTATCCGAACCAATAGCTGTTGAAATTAAAGCCCTTCAAAATTTCTATACAGCAGAAGAATATCATCAAGATTATTTGGATAAAAATCCGAATGGATATTGTCATTTGCCTTTAGCATTATTTGAATATGCTAGAAATGCTAAGGATAAAGGATCTTTATAATTAAGGTTTAAAGTAATAATTTACTTGAGAATATTCCCCAATATTTTTCGTGTGGAATGCGTTTTGACGATATAATGCAAACGTTTGATCGATGTAATGCAAACTTTATGTCGTAGAAACGCAAACGTTTGATCGTAGAAACGCAAACTTTATGTCGTAGAAACGATTTTATAATTGAATGCTAGTTAATTCTATCTCCTAGGCTTTTTAATAAATATAGTGTCGATGTGTCTATCGCTTGATTATCAGATATATACGACTGGTTATGTAAAAAATACGTGACGGTATTGAGACGGCTTTTTCTGCCTTTTATCGATGAAAAACAAAATGGTTCATAATTCAGAGGCGTTTTTTCTTACTTCAGTAAGATGCGTTTCTATATAGAACTGCAAAGTCCATGAAAAGATAGCTGATTTTATTTTTTAAAAAAATACCGACACTTGTTTTTGCCCCAAAAGCTATCTAAATTATTGGTAGTAAGCTAGTCGACAGCTCGACACTTGTTTTTTGAAAAACTTTAGTGCGCGCGTGTACGCGTGTACAATATATATGGGAATGCTTTTTGTCTGTGTTGTTTTTTACTTCAGCCATTTTAATATGCCGTAGCTAAAAAGCAAGAGCGCAGAGGGAAAGTTTATATATAATATAACAAAGAGTAATACCAATGAATCACATGATATACTATGCTTTTTTTATTCACAAAAGACGATATTTGGGACTTTGTATAAAAAATCTTGCAAAAAAAAAACAGAAAAATACAACGTCGGTGCAACTTTTTCGATGAATTTGCGTCTTTATATAAAACAGCAAATTATATACATTGCTGAAAGTAATAAATTTACGCTAAAAAACGATTGTAATAATAATTTAATAAATAAAAAATATTCAAAGTAATGCAGTGTAGCCTGCATGCAAATGGATGACAAATATTTCGGCAGGGAGTATTCTCTCCACTTCCTGTCGGATATTTGTTTTTGATGTAATAAATACAGCTTGGTGATTGTAGTATTAAACTTTATTAGTTTGGATAAATTAAAACTTTAATAAAATATTTGTTTGAGTAATATTGTTTTTATATATTTGCAGATACAAGAAATGGGAAAGTCATTCTGTTGGCTATGCCCAAGTAATAAAATATAATATGAGTACTGTAATATATCCTTCACCAATATTCGGCCCAATTCATAGTCGCCGACTTGGTATTTCATTAGGTATAAACCTTATGCCGGCTGACGGCAAGGTCTGCACATTTGACTGTATTTACTGTGAATGTGGATTTAACAAACAACGGATTCCTATGCAAAAACGCCCAACTAGAAGCGAGGTAGCTTCAGCTCTGGAAAAAAAACTGAAGGAAATGCACTTGCAGAATGTTCACCCTGACGTGCTTACCTTTGCTGGTAATGGAGAACCTACGGCTCATCCTGATTTCTATGATATTATATGTGATACAATAGAACTTAGAAATAAATATTGTCCGGAAGCAAAAATAAGTGTATTGAGTAACAGTACGTTCATTAATAAAGAAAAGGTAAGAGCAGCCCTTTTATTGGTTGATAATAATATACTTAAAATGGATACAATCGATCCAGAATACATACAGCGTGTTGATCGTCCTACTCAAATATCGTATGATATCAGTAATATTATTGAAAACCTGAAGCTCTTCAACGGACATGTGATCATACAGTCTATGTTTTTGAAAGGTAAGACAGTCGACGGTGTTGATGTTGATAACACTGGTGAAAAATATGTAAAACCTTGGCTTGATGCAGTGTTAAGTATTCAGCCTCAGGAGGTTATGATATATACAATAGATCGCGAGACTCCTGATCAGAAACTGGAAAAGGCTACGCATGCAGAATTAGATGCAATCCGCGATAGGGTGATTGCAGCCGGAATACCTTGTACTGCGTCATATTGATGTAACATCTTGCTGTAATGTTTTTAGTATAACAAATATATTCAGCTTATGAAACCAGATATAACTACAGTTCCAAATCTTGCACTGGATAAGTATCTAGGCAGATGGTATGAGATTGCTAGGATAGACAATCGTTTTGAGCGTGGCATTAGTAATGCCATTGCGGAGTATTCGCTTAATCCTAATGGAACAATCAAAGTTGTAAATTCAGGCGTTGACATAAAAACAGGTAAGGTGAAGAGTGCTGTTGGAAAAGCAAAGATGACCTCTGTTCCGGGACTGTTAAGAGTGTCATTCTTCTGGATCTTTTATTCTGATTACAGAGTGCTGGCAGTAGATGAAAACTATAAGTGGGCATTGGTAGGCGGAAGCTCCTCTAAATACTTATGGATACTTTCACGCACCCCTAAATTATTAGAAAAAGAAGTAGCATTGGTATTATCTGAGGCTTCACGTAGAGGATATGATACAGGCAGGCTAATTTACCCTTGGAAATAATGGGCAAAACTTAGTTCTGCTAAGAGTTAATTGCTGTTAAACTATTGTGTTATCATCACTTTTGCACTATCTTTGCAAGATATTTGGTGTAATACACTCTTTTATTAAATGGGAAAGAAACGTAAAACATCCCGCAATCGTCACGGATTGCAGGTTATAACTTTGTGCATAAGCACTGCAATGGTGCTTGTCTTGTTGGGTATGGTAGTTTTTTCTGTGCTTACAGCCAGAAACTTATCTACTTATGTTAAGGAGAATCTTGTTGTAACAATGATGCTTCAGGACGATATTACGAATCCTGAGGCACAACAGTTGTGCAGTATGATTCATCATCGTCCGTATATTAATAAGATTACATATATCAGTAAGGAAGCTGCTTTGAAGGAACAGACTGAGGCGATGGGAACTGACCCTTCTGAATTCATTGGTACCAACCCTTTTCTTGCTTCGATAGAACTTCAGTTAAAAGGCGACTACGCTAATTCTGATTCGCTAAAATGGATTACAAAAGAACTGAAGAAATACCCTAAGGTTGGAGATATAACATATCAGCAGGCATTGGTAAACAGTGTGAATGATAATCTGCAAAAGATTAGTCTGGTGCTTTTTGTGCTGGCTGTATTGCTCACGTTCGTATCATTCTCTTTGATAAACAATACTGTTCGTCTTGGAATATATGCTCGCCGATTCTCAATTCATACAATGAAACTAGTTGGAGCGTCATGGAACTTTATACGTTATCCTTTCGTGATGCGTGCCATTGTCGTTGGTATGATTGCCGCGTTGGTTGCTATCGTAGTTTTGGGAACATGTGTATATGCACTATATAGCTACGAACCAGGAATTTTGACAGTCGTTACATGGGATATAGCTGCTATTACAGCAATATCAGTGTTCTTGTTTGGAATCATTATTACAGCAATATGCTCAAGTCTGTCTGTCAACAAATTCTTGAAGATGAAGGCTGGTGACCTTTATAAGATTTGATAAATAAGAAATATAAATAAAAAAATAATGGATAAGAAGAATTTTGCTTTCGACAAAACCAACTTTATATTGTTGGCTATCGGTGTGGCTGTTGTCATAATCGGGTTTATTCTCATGGGTGGTGCAGGTTCTACAGAGAATACATTTAACCCAGAAATATTCAGTGCTATTCGTATAAAGGTAGCTCCGGTAGTATGCTTCGTAGGTTTTATATCTATCATCTACGCTGTTATCCGTAAACCAAAAGACGAAAATAACGCTGCTAAATAATGGATTTAATACAGACAATCATCATTGCCATCGTTGAAGGCTTGACAGAATTCCTGCCGGTATCATCAACCGGTCACATGATAATAACTCAGAATTTACTAGGTGTCCAACAAGGCAATCCGTTTGTTCATGCCTTTACTTTCATTATACAGTTTGGGGCAATCCTGTCTGTTGTATGTTTATATTGGAAAAGGTTTTTCCAAATGAGAAACCATGAGGAATTTATCAGTAAGATGAAATTCTATGGTCTTCTTCTCGTTGGAATAATACCAGCTATGTTTATCGGCTTGGCAGCAAAGAAATCAGGATTGCTTGACTGGCTGCTTGATAGTGTAGAAGTTGTTGCTGTTATGCTTGTACTAGGTGGTATCTTTATGCTGTTTTGTGACAGAATATTCAATAAAGGTAACGAAGATAATAAGGTTACTAGCAGGCGTGCTTTCTTTATTGGTCTGTTTCAGTGTCTTTCTGTTATTCCTGGAATGAGTCGCAGTATGTCGACTATCGTAGGTGGAATGCAGCAGAAACTGACACGTAAGAATGCTGCTGAATTTTCATTCTTCCTTGCTGTACCAACAATGGCAGGAGCAACGCTGCTCGACTTGATAGACATGTTCGGTGAAGGTACTACATGGGCGACATCACATAATATAATGTTATTGATAGTAGGAAGTGTTATCGCATTTTTCGTTGCTTTGCTGGCAATGAAATGGTTTGTAAGTTTCCTTACCAAATATGGTTTCAAGGCATTCGGTTGGTATCGTATTGTTGTTGGATTGATAATCTTGGCAATGCTTCTTACAGGGCATTCACTAGTAATGGCTAGCTGATGAATAAGGATTTCAAGGCAGGTGAGGTATTTGCGATAGACAAACCCTACCGCATATCAAGTTTTGGCGCATTGGCGCATGTCCGCTATGTGCTTTCACATGAACTTGGATATAAAGTTAAAATTGGTCATGCTGGAACGCTTGATCCTTTGGCAACAGGAGTTTTGATCTTGTGTACCGGTAAGGCAACGAAGCGAATAGAGGAATTTCAAGGTCATACAAAGGAATATACTGCTATTTTGCAGTTGGGCGCGACAACGGTTAGCTATGATATGGAGCATGAGGAAAATGAGCATTTCCCTACAGAACATATCACTCGTGAACTAATAAACAGTACGCTTCAACAGTTTATCGGCGATATCGAACAGGTTCCGCCAACATATAGTGCCGTGAAGATAAACGGAGATCGTGCTTGTGACTTGCGTCGTGCTGGTGAAGAAGTGACGTTGAAAATCAAAAATGTACATATTGACGAGATTGAGGTAACAGATTTCGATGCAGAAAAGATGTTGCTCAGTATTCGTGTAGTATGTGGAAAGGGAACTTATATACGTGCTTTGGCACGTGACTTGGGACGTGCACTTGGCAGTGGAGCATATCTTACTGCATTGAGGCGTACCAGAATAGGTGATTTTACAATAGATAAATGTCTCGATTACGAGCAAATAAAAGAATGGTTAGTACAAACTGATAAATAAATATGAAGTTATCACAGTTCAAATTTAATCTGAATAAGGAGCAGGTAGCCCTGTATCCTCACAGTTTCACTCGTGAATTCACCAATGATGATGGCACCAAGGAATCTTTCAAGGTGACTCGTCGTGATGAGAGTCGTCTGATGGTGCTTCACAAAAAGTCTGGTGAAATAGACATGTTCAAGAAGGATGCCGATGGTAAGCCTATTGAGGGTGAGTATCTGGAATTTCGCAATATACTCGATTATTTCGATGAAGGCGATACCTTCGTTTTCAATGATACTAAGGTTTTTCCTGCACGCCTTTATGGTACAAAGGAAAAAACTGATGCAAAGATAGAGGTGTTTTTGTTGCGTGAACTCAATGAAGAAATGCGTTTATGGGATGTTCTTGTAGAGCCAGCTCGCAAGATTCGTATTGGAAACAAATTATTCTTTGACGAGACTAGCACAATGGTTGCCGAGGTTATTGATAATACAACTAGCCGTGGTCGTACGCTTCGTTTCCTCTATGATTGTGATCATGATGAGTTCAGACATGATTTGTTCGCACTAGGAGAGTCTCCATTGCCACGTTATATTATAGATAACCGTGAGAGTAATCACGCTACACCTGAGGATTTGGAAGATTTTCAGACTGTGTACGCCAAGAATGAAGGAGCGGTAACAGCTCCGGCGACAGGATTGCATTTTAGTCGTGAATTGATGAAGCGTATGGAGATACGTGGTATCAATGACGCTTATATAACTTTGCATTGCGGACTTGGAAACTTTAATCCTATAGAGGTTGAGGATTTGACAAAACACAAGATGGATTCTGAGCAGATGGTTATTACTGCTGAGGCTTGTGATTTGGTAAATAAAACAAAAAAAAGCGGACATCATGTTCTTGCCATCGGTACGAGTGTTGTTAAGGCAACAGAAACGGCTGTTGGTACAGACGGTATGTTGAAAGAATACTCAGGATGGACAAATAGGTTCATCTTCCCTCCTTTTGATTTTGGATTGGCAGACTGTATGGTTGCCAACTTCTATCATCCATTTTCAACATTACTTATGTCAACAGCTGCTTTCGGAGGATATGATATCGTTATGGAGTGTTACAAAAAAGCTGCTGAAAACGGTTATATGTTTGGATGCTATGGCGACTCTCTGCTGATACTCAACGATTGATAATTGGTAGCAACATTGGCTTTACATAAAGTTTACCTAGGTTTGGGTTCAAATATTGGAAACCGTAAGCGCAACATGCGTGAGGCTGTCCAATACATGGAAAGCTTGATCGGCACTGTTATGCGCCAGTCAGCTCTTTATGAGACTGAACCATGGGGGTTTGAAAGTCCAAATCTTTTCATTAATATGTGCGTGTACGTGGAAACGCCGCTTGCTCCGAGACAGTTGCTAGAGGCAACTCAGGAGATAGAAAAACGCATGGGAAGAGTTGGAAAGTCGGCAAATCATGAGTATCAAGACCGTATAATAGACATAGATATTTTGATTTATGATGATATTACGGTAGATGAACCCGACTTGAAAATTCCTCATCCTTTAATGCAGGAGAGGGATTTTGTAATGACCCCGTTAAATGAGATACTAAAAAAGAAATAATTGTCGGTTTTGTTATTATGTATCAAAACCATACTGATAAAAAAATCCCGCAACTCAATAGAGGTGCGGGATTTTTTTATTCTTAATCCAATAACCAGATTACTTACGAAGACCGAGTTCCTTAATAATAGCACGGTAGCGATTGATGTCGCTAGCGTAAAGATAATCAAGCAATGCGCGGCGCTTACCTACAAGCTGAGTCAGTGAACGAGTTGTCACTTTGTCCTTGCGGTTAATCTTTACATGCTCAGTAAGATGCTTGATACGGAATGTAAAAAGTGCGACCTGACTCTCTGCAGAACCTGTGTCAGTAGCTGACTTACCATACTGGTTGAAGATTTCTTCCTTCTTTGCTTTGTCTAAATACATAGCTGTGAAATTGATTAAATTAAGTTGCATCATTACATCCTTCGGGTGTCAAACTGCCTTAATCACAACAGCCACACTCTCAAATGCATCGGATTCTCCGAAAATGCGCTGCAAAGTTAGCAATAAAACTTAAAAATAAAGTGCGATAATTAGATAGTTTTATCCGTTATAACTTTTTTTAACGTGCCTATGTAAACCATTAGTAATCAATAATGAACATTACTTCAGTTATTTTTTGTAATTTTGCATCGAAATTGTAATTTAGCATATTTAAGGTAAAGAAATGCAAGACATTAGAAACGTTGCAGTAATTGCACACGTCGACCACGGAAAAACAACATTGGTCGACAAAATGATGCTCGCTGGAAAACTCTTCCGTGACGGACAGGATAACAGTGGCGAAGTTCTTGACTCCAATGATTTGGAGCGTGAGCGAGGTATAACCATTCTTTCAAAGAATGTATCAATAAACTGGAAAGGTGTAAAAATCAATATTCTAGATACTCCTGGACACTCTGACTTCGGTGGAGAGGTTGAGCGTGTGCTGAATATGGCAGATGGTTGTCTTTTGCTTGTTGACGCTTTTGAGGGTCCTATGCCTCAGACTCGTTTTGTGTTGCAGAAAGCTTTGCAACTCGGATTGAAGCCAATCGTTGTCGTTAATAAAGTTGATAAGCCAAACTGTCGTCCAGACGAAGTTTATGAAATGGTTTTCGATCTTATGTGCGATCTGAATGCCACAGAAGAGCAGCTTGATTTTAAGGTTGTTTATGGTTCTGCAAAGAACGGTTGGATGGCAGAAGACTGGCAAAAGCCAACAGATAATATAGAATATCTTCTTGATAAGATTGTTGAAATTATCCCAGCACCAAAGCATCTTGATGGAACTCCTCAGATGTTGATAACTTCTCTTGACTATTCTAGTTATACAGGTCGTATAGCTGTAGGTCGTGTTCACCGTGGTGAATTAAAGAATGGTATGAACATCACAATCTGTCATCGTGACGGAACTAAGGAAAAAACAAAGATTAAGGAATTGCGTACTTTTGAAGGTATGGGTCACAAGCCTACCGATGTAGTAAAAAGTGGTGATATCTGTGCTGTTGTTGGTTTGGAGCGTTTTGAGATTGGTGATACTATTGCAGACTGGGAAAATCCAGAGGCATTGCCACCTATCGCTGTTGATGAGCCTACGATGAGTATGCTTTTCACTATTAATGATTCTCCATTCTTTGGTAAGGAAGGTAAGTTCTGTACTAGCCGTCATATCAATGAACGTTTGCAGAAAGAACTAGAAAAAAATCTAGCTTTGCGTGTACGTCCTTACGAGGATTCAACAGATAAATGGATTGTTAGTGGTCGTGGTGTACTTCACCTTAGTGTACTTGTTGAGACAATGCGCCGTGAAGGATATGAACTTCAGGTTGGTCAGCCACAGGTAATCTATAAGGAAATTGATGGCGTTAAGTGTGAACCTATTGAGGAACTCACAATCAACGTTCCACAAGACTATTCTAGTAAGATGGTTGATATGGTAACTCGCCGTAAGGGTGAATTGACTGGTATGGACACTGAAGGTGATCGTGTAAATATTACATTTGATATTCCTTCACGTGGTATCATTGGTCTTCGTACCAATGTACTTACTGCAAGTCAGGGTGAGGCTATCATGGCACATATTTATAAGGAGTATCAGCCATACAAGGGTGAAATCACACGCCGTTTGAACGGTTCAATGATTGCCATGGAGACAGGTACTTCATTTGCTTATTCAATTGATAAACTTCAGGATCGTGGTAAATTCTTTATTGACGCAGGAGAAGAAGTTTATTATGGTCAGGTTGTAGGTGAGCATATTCATGATAATGACCTAGTTATCAATGTAACAAAGGCAAAGCAGCTTACTAACGTGCGTGCCAGTGGTAGTGATGACAAGGCTCGTGTAATTCCAAAGACTGTAATGAGTCTTGAGGAATGTCTGGAATACATCAAGGAAGATGAATATGTAGAGGTTACTCCTAAGAATATGCGTATTCGTAAGGTAATCCTTGATCATCAGGAGCGTAAGCGTTCAAATAAGATTTAATATTTAATAGATCTATATTATGACTGGATTATACATTTTTATAGCACTTATAGTAGTTGCCCTGATAGGATGGGGAATTGCCGAATTGAAGAGCCGTACAATAACATTCGGGCATTCTGAAGCTGAAAAGGAAGAGGCTGAACTCATTCATAAAGAACAGGAAGAACGCGGATTTAAGGAGCAGAATCTTAAGGATTTGTTAGCTCATAACAGTACAAAAGGCTACAATGCAGTAGATTAAATGCAATAAATTCAATATCAAGGCGTTTCATAATAAAATACTTTTTATTATGAAGCGCTTTTTCTTTTTATTATCTCTTTGTGCAACGACAGTATTCTGCAGTGCGCAAAGCCGTGTTGGAACATTTTCAATCATTCCAAAGGTTGGGGTATGTCTGTCTAATATGACAAACAATGATTTCATTATTGGTAAGAATACTGTTTGCTCGCCAAAATACAAAGCTGGTTTTACTGGTGGAGTAGAGGCTGAGTATCAGTTGACATCACCGTTGAGTGTGTCATTAGCTGCACTATATACCATGGAGGGCTGCCGTTATCTTGACGAGAGTGGATTAAGTGCTTCGCCATCTGTAAGCTATGAAGGTTATGCGGATCATACGGTGAACTTAAATGTTATAAATGTCCCGCTAACATTGAATTATTATGTGGCAGATGGGTTAGCTATTAAAGCCGGTTTACAGATGGGCTTTCCTGTTGATACTAACGAAAAATATGAAGTAACACCTTTTACGATAAATGATCGCACGGGAGAGCATTCTTATGGTACGATGGTGAAACATAATGAAAATACCAACGATAAATATAAGAGTGTTGATGTGTCAATACCGTTGGGAGTATCTTATGAATACATGAATGTCGTTGTTGACGCAAGATATAATCTTGGTATAACAAAAAATAACAAGGTAAATGATTCCAAAAGCAACTTCTTTGCGTTGACTGTGGGATATAAATTTGATATGTGAAATAGATAATGACTAAATTAATTAATACTTTAATATTAATAATACTTCTTTTTACACAGACTTCTTGCGAGCGAGTAAGTTTTGATAAGTCTGATATTGAGAACAAAGATGGTTTTGAACTTAATTTCCATGTAAGGAATCTTGATACTCGTGGCATCGTAGATGTGTCGAAAGTGTGCAATAAGATAAATTTTGCAGTATACGACAGTATTGGAGATAGGGTGAAATCTATCAGTCAAAGTTCGGATAAAGATAATGATTTTGGCACTATAAAAGTTTCACTCCCGGAAGGGAACTATAAGGTTGTGGTTTTAGCGCATAGTGGTAGCACAAATGCTTCAACTACAAACATGAATAGAATAACCTTTAATGGAAAAGTGACAGATACATTTGTTTATAGTGAAGACATTAATGTAAAGGGGAACTCTGATTATCAGATGACTCTTAAAAGATGCGTAGCAAAGATATTGTTCACAGTCAAGGATAAGGTTCCTGAAAATGTAAAGCAAATAAAGTTCTTTTATACTGGCGGTAGTAGTACTCTTGATGGTGCCAGCGGTATGGGATGTGTTAACTCACGACAGACAGAAATACGTGATGTCGGTGTGGAGGCTCGTGCAGATTCCTCAGTTTATGAATTATACACTTTTCCTCAAGATGCGACTAGTTGTCTGAACATAACAGTTTCATGCCTTGATGGTGAAGGAAATACTATTTATGAGCGGATGTTTGAGGATGTGAATATTTCACTTTGTGGTGTTACCACATGTACTGGCAATTTATTCTCAGCAGATGCAAATAGTTCTACAAAAGGAGTTGTTTTGAAAGCTGATGACGAATGGATAGATGGAGGAATATATAAGTATTGATGAAAAATAGTAAGTTGGCAATTATAATGAAATTGCCAACTTCCCAAAAATTATAGTTTACTTAGGGTAAACCATGTTTTCTTCTTTGATGTTATCCAACACTTCGTGCAAATATTTTGCTGCTTCGTATTTTGCCATTGGAAGATCGTGAAGAAGATAATTACCGCAATCCTTCGCCGCCGCTCCTGGAATGTTTCCTTCAAAGTCGGCTACAAACTTAAATGTTCTCTTCATTAATTC
Protein-coding sequences here:
- the truB gene encoding tRNA pseudouridine(55) synthase TruB; translation: MNKDFKAGEVFAIDKPYRISSFGALAHVRYVLSHELGYKVKIGHAGTLDPLATGVLILCTGKATKRIEEFQGHTKEYTAILQLGATTVSYDMEHEENEHFPTEHITRELINSTLQQFIGDIEQVPPTYSAVKINGDRACDLRRAGEEVTLKIKNVHIDEIEVTDFDAEKMLLSIRVVCGKGTYIRALARDLGRALGSGAYLTALRRTRIGDFTIDKCLDYEQIKEWLVQTDK
- a CDS encoding undecaprenyl-diphosphate phosphatase, translating into MDLIQTIIIAIVEGLTEFLPVSSTGHMIITQNLLGVQQGNPFVHAFTFIIQFGAILSVVCLYWKRFFQMRNHEEFISKMKFYGLLLVGIIPAMFIGLAAKKSGLLDWLLDSVEVVAVMLVLGGIFMLFCDRIFNKGNEDNKVTSRRAFFIGLFQCLSVIPGMSRSMSTIVGGMQQKLTRKNAAEFSFFLAVPTMAGATLLDLIDMFGEGTTWATSHNIMLLIVGSVIAFFVALLAMKWFVSFLTKYGFKAFGWYRIVVGLIILAMLLTGHSLVMAS
- a CDS encoding porin family protein, yielding MKRFFFLLSLCATTVFCSAQSRVGTFSIIPKVGVCLSNMTNNDFIIGKNTVCSPKYKAGFTGGVEAEYQLTSPLSVSLAALYTMEGCRYLDESGLSASPSVSYEGYADHTVNLNVINVPLTLNYYVADGLAIKAGLQMGFPVDTNEKYEVTPFTINDRTGEHSYGTMVKHNENTNDKYKSVDVSIPLGVSYEYMNVVVDARYNLGITKNNKVNDSKSNFFALTVGYKFDM
- the folK gene encoding 2-amino-4-hydroxy-6-hydroxymethyldihydropteridine diphosphokinase, producing the protein MREAVQYMESLIGTVMRQSALYETEPWGFESPNLFINMCVYVETPLAPRQLLEATQEIEKRMGRVGKSANHEYQDRIIDIDILIYDDITVDEPDLKIPHPLMQERDFVMTPLNEILKKK
- a CDS encoding lipocalin family protein, which codes for MKPDITTVPNLALDKYLGRWYEIARIDNRFERGISNAIAEYSLNPNGTIKVVNSGVDIKTGKVKSAVGKAKMTSVPGLLRVSFFWIFYSDYRVLAVDENYKWALVGGSSSKYLWILSRTPKLLEKEVALVLSEASRRGYDTGRLIYPWK
- the msrA gene encoding peptide-methionine (S)-S-oxide reductase MsrA; translation: MKEIYLAGGCFWGTEHFFKQIDGVLETKVGFANGHTENPTYKEVCTDTTGFAETVYIKYDENKVRLEFLLNMYFKAIDPVSVNKQGGDCGTQYRTGVYYTSKDQLPVIEKVFNQQQKELSEPIAVEIKALQNFYTAEEYHQDYLDKNPNGYCHLPLALFEYARNAKDKGSL
- the typA gene encoding translational GTPase TypA, with amino-acid sequence MQDIRNVAVIAHVDHGKTTLVDKMMLAGKLFRDGQDNSGEVLDSNDLERERGITILSKNVSINWKGVKINILDTPGHSDFGGEVERVLNMADGCLLLVDAFEGPMPQTRFVLQKALQLGLKPIVVVNKVDKPNCRPDEVYEMVFDLMCDLNATEEQLDFKVVYGSAKNGWMAEDWQKPTDNIEYLLDKIVEIIPAPKHLDGTPQMLITSLDYSSYTGRIAVGRVHRGELKNGMNITICHRDGTKEKTKIKELRTFEGMGHKPTDVVKSGDICAVVGLERFEIGDTIADWENPEALPPIAVDEPTMSMLFTINDSPFFGKEGKFCTSRHINERLQKELEKNLALRVRPYEDSTDKWIVSGRGVLHLSVLVETMRREGYELQVGQPQVIYKEIDGVKCEPIEELTINVPQDYSSKMVDMVTRRKGELTGMDTEGDRVNITFDIPSRGIIGLRTNVLTASQGEAIMAHIYKEYQPYKGEITRRLNGSMIAMETGTSFAYSIDKLQDRGKFFIDAGEEVYYGQVVGEHIHDNDLVINVTKAKQLTNVRASGSDDKARVIPKTVMSLEECLEYIKEDEYVEVTPKNMRIRKVILDHQERKRSNKI
- a CDS encoding radical SAM protein, producing MSTVIYPSPIFGPIHSRRLGISLGINLMPADGKVCTFDCIYCECGFNKQRIPMQKRPTRSEVASALEKKLKEMHLQNVHPDVLTFAGNGEPTAHPDFYDIICDTIELRNKYCPEAKISVLSNSTFINKEKVRAALLLVDNNILKMDTIDPEYIQRVDRPTQISYDISNIIENLKLFNGHVIIQSMFLKGKTVDGVDVDNTGEKYVKPWLDAVLSIQPQEVMIYTIDRETPDQKLEKATHAELDAIRDRVIAAGIPCTASY
- a CDS encoding cell division protein FtsX, translated to MGKKRKTSRNRHGLQVITLCISTAMVLVLLGMVVFSVLTARNLSTYVKENLVVTMMLQDDITNPEAQQLCSMIHHRPYINKITYISKEAALKEQTEAMGTDPSEFIGTNPFLASIELQLKGDYANSDSLKWITKELKKYPKVGDITYQQALVNSVNDNLQKISLVLFVLAVLLTFVSFSLINNTVRLGIYARRFSIHTMKLVGASWNFIRYPFVMRAIVVGMIAALVAIVVLGTCVYALYSYEPGILTVVTWDIAAITAISVFLFGIIITAICSSLSVNKFLKMKAGDLYKI
- the queA gene encoding tRNA preQ1(34) S-adenosylmethionine ribosyltransferase-isomerase QueA yields the protein MKLSQFKFNLNKEQVALYPHSFTREFTNDDGTKESFKVTRRDESRLMVLHKKSGEIDMFKKDADGKPIEGEYLEFRNILDYFDEGDTFVFNDTKVFPARLYGTKEKTDAKIEVFLLRELNEEMRLWDVLVEPARKIRIGNKLFFDETSTMVAEVIDNTTSRGRTLRFLYDCDHDEFRHDLFALGESPLPRYIIDNRESNHATPEDLEDFQTVYAKNEGAVTAPATGLHFSRELMKRMEIRGINDAYITLHCGLGNFNPIEVEDLTKHKMDSEQMVITAEACDLVNKTKKSGHHVLAIGTSVVKATETAVGTDGMLKEYSGWTNRFIFPPFDFGLADCMVANFYHPFSTLLMSTAAFGGYDIVMECYKKAAENGYMFGCYGDSLLILND
- a CDS encoding DUF3098 domain-containing protein; the protein is MDKKNFAFDKTNFILLAIGVAVVIIGFILMGGAGSTENTFNPEIFSAIRIKVAPVVCFVGFISIIYAVIRKPKDENNAAK
- the rpsO gene encoding 30S ribosomal protein S15, which gives rise to MYLDKAKKEEIFNQYGKSATDTGSAESQVALFTFRIKHLTEHVKINRKDKVTTRSLTQLVGKRRALLDYLYASDINRYRAIIKELGLRK